Within the Arachis duranensis cultivar V14167 chromosome 10, aradu.V14167.gnm2.J7QH, whole genome shotgun sequence genome, the region TTTTCCGTTcacatttctttattttatgattatctatattaataatataNNNNNNNNNNNNNNNNNNNNNNNNNNNNNNNNNNNNNNNNNNNNNNNNNNNNNNNNNNNNNNNNNNNNNNNNNNNNNNNNNNNNNNNNNNNNNNNNNNNNNNNNNNNNNNNNtatgttatttaattttttctttttattttaatatatattttataccgTGTATGATttgatagttttttttttctatgcataatataattcttaattttataggagaaattgttaattttttagttaaattctTTTGAGAAATTGACATAATATTTCCAGAAATATAACTATTAACCGAAACTTTGATTCCCAGAATTAACAACCAAATACAGAAATATAAGGGTGTATCTGATTtatgtttttatcttttatttttatcttctatttttattttttttttataaaatctaaaaaataacaaaaaaataaaaatgtaaaccAAACGTGATTTTTGAATctgattattgaagaaaaaaaaaagaatccgCCAGTCTTGGGCCATGCTTTTGTTCTAAATGTATGATGAGTACAAGGCTTTATAAAGCCcaatttaatttcttaataaaagaaattcgatttacaataaaatttttaacatcaTCATTTGCATTTCAAAATGGGTGAATGTCTGTTGGTGTTTATTCCTCTAATAATATTAGGaagttaataatataataattagtaaagtatcgtttttgtcccgtTTGGCGTAAGTTCTATTTATGTCCCTAacatttaaatcgtcctatttgtatcctaacgtttataaaagtgattcaatgttatcctactatcaattatactaacaaatcatattatatttttcaattattttcatattcattctcaattaagtctcacttggatgtgttcgattttaatattatacccactatttgtgtttagattcaattatgtccctagaaaagtgaattatataaatgttgtaggaattagttttaatttttgatgagctatttttcgGAGTGGAGATCGATTCTATCCGAGACATTTGTATTCTACCTTCAATAAGAGATTTTTATAACTCAAACTAAAGcgttcatgatgtgtaattgacgacaagaaaatattgaattacttttacaaacgttaggAATACAAATAGAACAATTTAAAtgttagggacacaaatagaatttacctcaaacgttggggacaaaaacgatactttactctataaTAATCTACTACAAATGAACTAATTAGAacaaaagtattaaaaaaataaatagaaaacttACATTTTTATATGAATCATGGTAAAACATAACTTGGAGATGTTGACATAATACTCTTACGTTGATGTATTATTAACACATGctaatcataaaattaaaatgaaatattaGGGTTgagaaaaaaatacttatagttcaatatatatatttgtgtaaATGAAAATTATATTGATAACATTTTTAAATTGTACTACTTTTATTAAAACTTATTAATGTAATAATActtttactaaaaaattatagaattatGGTAAATAATTAAGTATCATATAttcttgttattaaaaaatataaagatactTTTATACGTATATGAGATAATATTATATAACAAAGTGATAATAATATGTCATGCTTACaataatttctattttaaataaaaaaaattaatttagctTAACGAAACATGTCAAGATTATTATTAgtgaaaatttataaattttttatttaatgaaaaaaCAATGCATAACAAATGCATCAGTAACataaattttatatgttttttgttGAAACTTTCTCAATGAGAAAATTTTAGCATGTATCTAAACCCTTTTAATTATGTGTTTTAATATGTTGGAAAAAAATTCAACCGCAATTTTAAAATGGTCATTTAAAGGaaatttggttaaataattCTGTAAGACATTTTTCACATACCCTCATTGTTAGTTATTAATTTCTTTGTGGTtacttcaattttattaattgataaaatagTTTTGTTTCTAAGTAATTATTTATTgctaatttataaaaatatttactaacAAGTACcttaagaaaattaattaaaatatcattaataagaaattttaaaaaaatatatgttgttgtttttaaaacattaaaaatatattataagatATACTATTTTAATTCTTTCAACTAATATCCTTAGAATActattttgttaatttgttaaattCTTATAGAACTTTCAAATAATTGAGTAATTCAtctaaaaaactaaatataaaataagtatcTAAATTGAGGTCAATGAGATATAACTCAAACGATATAGTTTCTTCGTATTTATTTATAAGTCGTGGGTTTGAATATccttatctttaaaaaaaaatctaaattaaggGTAAATCACATAAATAAACTAACAGTCCAGTTTACTCTGAATcgtcattattttattattgctgttgttgttgcattttttcttttccttcttttccttcttttaatTGATGTTCATTTGGATTCAGCTAATTTCGGTTTACCTGATATTGCTGATATGTATTgaccaattttttaatttctaagtactttcaattcatttcttagtttatttgagATTCATTTGGATTTAGAAATGAATTCAATGTGTTTTTATCGAGTCTTATTGACTGCTTGTTCAAAACTGAACTAATTGACTGGAATGGAGtaaaatctaatgcaattgaataaagtgacaatgaataatttcattcttctttgctAAAAAATgtggtcaatacttatcagcagACAACAGCatcaaatgaacctcaattaacatACAAATGAACTAAAATTAGTTTAGATTTGAACAAACAGtaaaaaagactcaatcattaataaaaatacatcaaatttatttttggatccaaatgaactttaattaaactaaaaaatgaaccaaaattacttaaagaataaaaaagttgATCAATACTTATCAGCAGTATTAAGTGAatctcaattaacacacaaatgaactaaaattatttaatgatgacaTCTGAGAAAATCATAACTAATAAAGATGTTAGCAAAATATTAGTGTTATTGGTGATGacgataataaaaaataaaagaaaaagaaaaagacgcataattggagaagaaaaagaagaagaagaagaaggaagaggagaaagaagaagaacctgTGTGCATGAaattggaaaaagaagaagaagaagaaaaataagaataatgaaagaagaagaacttgCGTACtacaatttagaaaaaaaaaaaagaagagttaGAGGAGATTAtggttatgattttttaaaaataataagttgtcaaatactaaaatatttaatataaaattttgtattgattaatttagatgcttaaaaacaaaacataaaatttatgcctttttaattatttttgttcggttacaataataatttatacataaaaagataaatatataaaattaataattattaattattaaataataatttaatcaaatatattaaatatttaatatttttaaatatcaatatttCACAACAACAATTACATACgaatatagaattttttttaaatattaaattgataGATTATCTCCCAAAATGATTCATTATGCGTTATCTATAAAACAAGGACACGTTGATTGAGTTATCGTGTCTGCGTGTCGGACACATTTCGAATACGACATTTTTCAATATTCGTTCGACACGCGTATCTGCTATGTCCaaccgtgtcttaataaaaaataattttttttcggaCACACTTaaacacacctaaataccatcacgtgtcagTGTGTATAatcttatttttaacatatattcttgaaataaatttacatatagtatatattattatttattaaaacaaaaatattttaaatactttatatcaataaattattaaaatatcattatgatttatttaaaaaatactttataatttatatgtatGCGTATTTTGtctcttataaaattttaaaattttcttgttgACGTGTTCTGTGTTGTGTCGTTTTCTGTATGTGTGTTTGTGTATCATATGTGTTATACTAAATTGTATGATgccatattttaataattttagaaaatatataaaaataaaacggCAGTAAAACGACACAGCCGTTTTgtactttaatattttttaaaattaacaaaaaaattaataaaaccgtaaatgatgttttttttttaattaactaaaataaagttTGTAGACAAAACGTCTGTCTCTTCCTATGAAGTACGGAGATTTTGTTGAATTATCGCGTCTGTGTGTCGGACACATTTTGGATATAATATTCACTATATTTGTCCGACACGCGTGTCTGCTGTGTCTAActgtatcttaataaaaaataaaatttttttctccgAACACGGCTGGACAtacctaaataccatcacgtgtcCGCGTGTTcagtcttattcttaacatatattcttaaaataaatttagatatagtatatattattatttattaaaacaaaaaatattttaaatacttgatataattaaaataagacattacaaataattaaaaattttaatttatgttttaagaCATTCACTATATATACGTGTCCCCGTGttatgtaaaattttataattcgCGTGTCGGCATGTCCTGTGTCGTGTCGTGTCCCGTGTCCGTGCATCATAGGTCTCTcctaacaagaaaaaaaaatgaaaaagtataagtaaataatgaaaatattaaataatgtagaGATGTCAAATGTTCAATTTAAATAGGTATGtaaatgattatgtttattatttttaactagataattatttttttattcaatttattcaTGTACATTTAATAATGACTGAATATTCAATTCACTAGAAGTGCatataattattctaatattaagagttaaaaaataaattaagatacATGTAAATGGTTTTTGGAATCCCCCATCCATTGGTACTTTTAAGATTTGGCTTGGGTGATagtgttggttttgcttgtgttattaGAGATTGTAATGTGAGTTGGCAAATGAGGTGTTTGGGAATGATCGAGAGTAATAGTATTCTTCAAGGAGAATTATTTACTATTTGGAGAGGAtatctcttagttttgatgtgggtcaacgagatgttatttgtgagacggATTGTGTGAAAGCATTTAGTCTTGTTACTCAAGATAGTTTTGGATTTATTAATCCATTAGTgctcaaaataagagatatcatgCGTTGAAATTGGCGTGTTGATTTTTGTTTGATTATGAGAGATGCAAACACGGTGGCAGATACTATAGCAAAAATGGCGATGAAGTTACAACTTTTACATGTGGAACTTCTTTGACCTTGAAAGGAGTTTAAAAGTAGTCTTAAACGGGATTATTCTTCCATTTAAGCAGTtccttattttgtttattttatttttctttgtttaatttatttcaatcaccaaaaattaattctaaaattattatttacaaaaataattatctacCTGACAACACCACAAAAAAATTCCTAACAGAAGAAAACTCACCAGAAACTAAATAACCTAGGGTagcatatattttattattttttaccaatatgaaaaaaaattagccgcGAATATATACCAAAAACAAAAGGCCAGGGGAATAATTCCTTATCCAAAATGGTAGCAAGGAACGGAAGCCTTTCCGGTATGCAATTTCCAACGCAATGAATGCACATGGTTTGTGGCATCAGATGCCAGGTGTCAAAATCTCCAGAGAAACTAAATCACAAAACGAACAAAACCTCGACACGTGGTCCAATGAGAGTGCCGATTTTGATGGAGCATTTTGAGCCACATATCTTTCTTTTGGGGACCAAAAATGGTTCACAGCCACAAGCTTCACAGTCCTACCATCCTCTATACCAtgtcttcctctttcttttctttacaaCTGTCTTTCTGTTGCTTCGTTCAGTCTTCATTCTGGTACACCACCTACTAGTTGCCCCCCATTTTGACCctctcatttttatttattcttattttattttataatattattattattttcaatttcaatttccaaTCCCTATTGAAAAACATAGCCATAGCCATAGCCGCCTCTGCCTTTAGCTGCTTGCTCTTATGATAAGATAAATACACTCTCAGGTTTCAACCTAATTGGTTTCAATTCGTTATTTCATTTTCAAGTTTGTGTTCGTTTCTGACTCCTCTCAAAGCTTTGTTCTGTTTCTCTTACCAGTATTCTCCTTTCgccttcttttgttttattattttctattttctttttttttttggtatttttatgATTCGTGTGTATGCAAGGATGCTTGAGCTGTTTCACTTGTTATACTTtgattatactttgttcttatTTGATTTGCGTATTTATGTATTctagattctagaacttaattGAAGTGGATCTTGGAAAGAAAAGTGATATAGAAGAAACTGTTTCCCTGAATAATGGAGTTTCTACTTTCTTGGATCGTATACTGTGATTATAAGGTTACGTTTGGTTCGCAGTTAAAATTTTACTCATTAATGCCGTCTATTAAGATTTTCACCTCATTTTTAACTCTGCGACCAAACACACCTCAAGAATAGTTACTCACTTGCTAGTTTCTTCACATTATCTGTGGGATGTGGCCACAGCACAGGGGTGAAGGAATTCATTTAGAACTATAGGGTTTACAACCATGCTAAGTGTGACCAAAATCAGCTGTAGAATACatattgaaatacaaaatacaccttaaaaatgagttaaactACATATGTATTTGTACACAAATATACTGCGACTGATTTTAGTGTGTAAATGACATCTTTTGTAGGGTTTATGGTTCTTCAAATTTTAAtcattttgaaaatttcagtTTGACTCTAATATTTCTGCTATGAATGTTTTACTCCAAGTCTGTGTGTCAGAAAATTCTGCATATATCTTATGATAAAGGTTGTTGTTTCTTGCATGTTGATCATCATTTCTTTTTAACATTGTGTACAGATACTAGGTCATGGATTGGTACTACGGGAGTGATGTTAACGATTTTCTTGTTCCAAAAGATCAGGATTTATTGGATAGGCATCCTTCACCAGGCTGTTGGTCAAACTGGGGAGTAAATGCAAATGAAGGTTTTAATTTGCCGAAAAAGTTTGTTGTCATGGATTTCATGGACGAAAGTTTCGATAACCAATTCAGGCTTGAATCATCGATTCATGATCGGTTCAATGAAAGTTTGAATAATCAAATTGAGCTTGAATCATCTCTACAAGACAAAGATGGGTCTAGCAGTTCAAGTGTATGTGGCGGATTGCCTGAGAAATCTTTTCAACAAACTGCACTTTCATGTGATCAGCCTAATCACCAGCTTCAAGATCTACCGAGATTCAAACAGACCGATGATATTTTCTTGTACAAGCTTAACTTCCACAGTTTTGATACCTGGTTTTGTTCTTTGAATTGCTTTGGCTTGGCACTAGTATACTCTGCATGTTAGGAAGTCGAGTGCTAATTGAATTGCTCTGTCGATTTTATTTGTCCACTCAATTGTGAATTTCTTTAATGAAACACAGACTAACACACTATTTATAAACTCCATAAGCATATATATATGATATCATGATAAAGGCTTCAATTTTCTTCCAACATTTCTGTTTTGAAACACATCAGGGCTGTTCAATGTTCACTGGCTTACCATAGGCATATAGTTAATCTAATTGAAATAAATATCGAATATGATGTTACAtcattcacttttttttttccttcacaTAATTCAGGGATTATGTACCTGAAGATCTTCCCTATGTCGATAACCTGGAGAAATCATTTAACTTTTCACCCGAAAATCAATGCATTACACCTGGTGACTGTTCTTTTCTAGATATTCAGTGCAAACAAGCATGTTGGATATGGATGCAAAATAtcttaaaatacatattttctttttgtcagGTCAACTGCAGAAACACACTGCAGCTTCAAATTCTGATGATCTCCTTGATATAAAGGTGATAATACTTCTCGTTGATTAGTTTAAAAGTTGCTTTATCTATCACATGGCTTAGCAGgtacaatttaattaatttctgatTTGCCATCAGctgtttgtataattttttaatttacatatgTACACATATGCATACACACCAATAGAAAGATGCATGCAATGTTTACACTTGTATTCTGTCATCTAATTGTATGTGCCCACGTGTGCATGTGGCAGTCAAAATATTAAGATGGGAATGTTCAAATTTCCTTATTCCAATACACTCAACAAATTATCTAAGtgatttgattttcagttgattTGGTTCTTTGCATGCCACTCAATGGAgttattttttgcttttaaaTACATTATCCAGTGATATTTTTTCGAATAGGAACTTCATAGTAAGGGAGTCATTCAACTTCATTTGTATAAACTAGGAAAATTTTCATTCATCTAAAAATTTCTCAGCAGTCCACGTCATTTCAcgaatctaattatctaaaccTTTCAGTGGCAGCCAGAATTGACCATATTTGGAGTGTCTTGAAAGCTCTGAAATGTCTATTTTGCCCTTTGGAGCACGGATCAAAGTTtcttttatgaaatcttttgcAACATAgaaatccttgatccttttattggaCATCTTGTTTTGTTCTAAATCTCTACTTGCTCTAAGTTTTAATGGATTGTCCATTGCTTGTGTTTGTGGATTTAGGCTTCCTTATAtgttcttctctctttctaCATGTCTTGAACTTTTGGTATAATTAGAAAAGTGTGTATATCTTTAGTGTGAAGCCATCATATATtgcatttatttttatcattttggaaaaaaaaataaaataaagcataCAATTGTAATATGTAGCTTCAGCTTTTCAAACTTATAATGTAATGTAATCCATTTCATTTCTTTTCAAGGCACTGCCAGCCAACGTCTTAGACTCTTATGAGCAATCCAGCAGGGACGAGGTCTTGAACGAGCAATCATCGCTTGAGGAATCTATACTGCATGATCTCGAGATGGTGATTGGGCAGGTGAAGCGACTGAGAGCACAAATCCTTGacatatgattaatttaatgGAAACTtatgccttttttttttgttgttgttgaccAGTTCACTGAAAAGACCCGTATTTGCTTCCGAGATGCTCTATACCGTCTTGCCCGAAATAATGAACATCAGCATTCAGTGCAAGACCAGGAAAAAGATGTTGACATGAAAAATGTAATGCTACATATGGATCAAAATCAAACAGTGAGGTACATGATTTAAGTCTGCTTAATATCTATTCGGTTTTTTTGTCCCCTATCCGATGCATTATAACTTGTTTAATGATGAATTATACTAAGATGCAtcttaatatatcttttttatcaaGAGAAATTCTTAGAACTCTCCTTCTCAAAGCcattcatgttttaattttaaaaaattattacaataaaCTAACCATGGTTAAATTAACCAAAATAAGCAATCATCTTCTCTCATGCAATACTATTTTCGCTGACGGTGCTGTCATCGGTGGCATCAGTCTTTTGGATCGCCTTCTCTCTGCTCTCTTTATCAGTATCCGTCGCCCGAACCTACATGTAAGTTTAAAATTCAAGCAAACGAACcatactaaaatctaaatcTTCATATCAAAAcaggttaaaaaaaaaactcctcCCAAGATAACTCCTAGGAATCTAGGTTTTGCTTCCACCATTCTCTGAAGTTTGATCCTTATTTTCGTTGTAATCCTTCATATCTTTATTTCCATGGTAAACACCTCGTATCTCTTCTA harbors:
- the LOC107471859 gene encoding protein LNK4 isoform X2, whose translation is MDWYYGSDVNDFLVPKDQDLLDRHPSPGCWSNWGVNANEGFNLPKKFVVMDFMDESFDNQFRLESSIHDRFNESLNNQIELESSLQDKDGSSSSSVCGGLPEKSFQQTALSCDQPNHQLQDLPRFKQTDDIFLDYVPEDLPYVDNLEKSFNFSPENQCITPGQLQKHTAASNSDDLLDIKALPANVLDSYEQSSRDEVLNEQSSLEESILHDLEMVIGQFTEKTRICFRDALYRLARNNEHQHSVQDQEKDVDMKNVMLHMDQNQTVSLLDRLLSALFISIRRPNLHVSGKDSDGIGDELRRQGDCEPYVQQDRV
- the LOC107471859 gene encoding protein LNK3 isoform X1 — its product is MDWYYGSDVNDFLVPKDQDLLDRHPSPGCWSNWGVNANEGFNLPKKFVVMDFMDESFDNQFRLESSIHDRFNESLNNQIELESSLQDKDGSSSSSVCGGLPEKSFQQTALSCDQPNHQLQDLPRFKQTDDIFLDYVPEDLPYVDNLEKSFNFSPENQCITPGQLQKHTAASNSDDLLDIKALPANVLDSYEQSSRDEVLNEQSSLEESILHDLEMVIGQFTEKTRICFRDALYRLARNNEHQHSVQDQEKDVDMKNVMLHMDQNQTVRSQEKIPMESETNCVDRVIANLMFNKIEYNMHGLPMMTSTVSSEQEVTDSNAIYTKNSKASNPAQKFHYPNQQKLPGDSEVPWFEISNQQKDMSSHIEFGNPVKKSFMLEFG